A section of the Acidobacterium capsulatum ATCC 51196 genome encodes:
- the xseA gene encoding exodeoxyribonuclease VII large subunit, protein MGLFFEAPVAHEDTPRIWKIGELVTEARAQIERRFAELRVEGEISNLRAAPSGHLYFTLKDGEAQLPAVFFRRQASLLRFRPQDGMQVLLRGRLTIYEQRGQMQMVGETMEPLGAGSLQVAFEQLKAKLKARGLFDAERKRPIPAYPRCVGIVTSPTGAVIRDFLNIVQRRHAALQVLLYPATVQGEGAAAEVAAGISYFNRTREVDAIVVARGGGSLEDLAPFNTEPLAEAIAASELPVVSAVGHETDFTIADFVADLRAPTPSAAAELITAAQHRVEEDLSALSQRLERAMRFRVMQARHGLDRVRVEQMTVRMMDALHRRQQKIDELSASGELAMRGRLQQSRERLGLAQHALARQDVVHRLHPMRERLDRQRSALERAARHYLSHRRERLHGIEGKLRALSPMGVLERGYALVFDCQGRLVKSVDSLKPDEEMTTRLADGNVTSTVRRLNKA, encoded by the coding sequence AAGGTGAGATTTCAAATCTTCGCGCCGCACCTTCTGGCCACCTTTACTTCACGCTGAAAGATGGTGAAGCCCAACTGCCCGCGGTGTTCTTCCGGCGACAGGCATCGCTGTTGCGCTTTCGCCCGCAGGATGGCATGCAGGTACTGCTGCGTGGACGGCTCACCATCTATGAGCAGCGCGGCCAGATGCAAATGGTGGGCGAAACCATGGAGCCGCTAGGCGCGGGTTCGTTGCAAGTCGCTTTTGAACAACTCAAAGCAAAACTGAAAGCGCGCGGCCTCTTTGACGCCGAACGCAAACGGCCGATACCAGCCTATCCGCGCTGTGTAGGCATCGTCACCTCGCCAACGGGCGCGGTAATTCGCGATTTCTTGAACATTGTGCAGCGGCGTCATGCGGCGCTGCAGGTGCTGCTTTATCCCGCAACGGTGCAGGGCGAGGGTGCGGCGGCCGAAGTGGCTGCGGGCATCTCCTATTTCAACCGCACGCGTGAGGTAGACGCTATTGTGGTTGCGCGCGGGGGGGGATCGCTCGAAGATCTCGCGCCCTTCAATACCGAGCCGCTGGCTGAGGCCATCGCCGCATCGGAACTGCCGGTGGTTTCTGCGGTCGGCCATGAAACCGACTTTACGATTGCCGACTTTGTCGCCGATCTGCGCGCGCCCACTCCCTCAGCCGCAGCCGAATTGATCACTGCGGCACAGCATCGCGTAGAAGAAGACCTGTCAGCGCTTTCGCAACGGCTGGAGCGCGCGATGCGCTTTCGCGTGATGCAGGCCCGGCATGGCCTTGACCGCGTGCGTGTCGAGCAAATGACCGTGCGCATGATGGACGCGCTGCATCGCCGCCAGCAAAAAATTGATGAACTGAGCGCAAGCGGGGAGCTTGCCATGCGCGGCCGCCTGCAACAGAGCCGCGAACGGCTGGGACTGGCCCAGCACGCATTGGCACGGCAGGATGTCGTACATCGCCTGCATCCGATGCGCGAACGGCTGGATCGCCAACGCAGTGCGCTCGAACGCGCGGCCCGGCACTACCTGAGCCATCGCCGCGAACGCCTGCATGGGATAGAAGGAAAGCTGCGCGCGCTCTCGCCCATGGGCGTGCTGGAGCGCGGCTATGCACTCGTATTTGACTGCCAGGGACGCCTGGTAAAAAGCGTGGATTCACTGAAACCTGATGAGGAGATGACGACGCGGTTGGCCGATGGAAACGTGACCAGCACCGTGCGCCGCCTGAACAAAGCATGA
- the glmM gene encoding phosphoglucosamine mutase, which yields MRKLFGTDGIRAVAGESPLDAATIFAVGLALAHQITRNGSPRRVLLGMDTRESSPWIAGVLTAGLREGGIAVENAGAITTPAVAHLARKHGFAAGVVISASHNPWQDNGIKIFGDDGYKLPDTVELAMEEEIFRRLELQKYPDPAQCPAPEVKSGYRGEYEAFLREAVPGLSLQGLHVVLDCANGAASAIAPELFAGLGGKVDLTHARPDGRNINAECGALHPKVVAAETKAAGADIGVTFDGDADRVLFADAHGNVVNGDAILLLAARDLKARKQLPGDVVVATTMSNMGLEAALKRNGIRMERAPVGDKYVLERMRSEKAALGGEQSGHILFPALATTGDGLLTALLVLEMVQRSGKPLHELVADLKVFPQVIVNVKVREKKPLEEIAAVAETIREAESDLDGRGRVVVRYSGTEALARVMIEAESEALMQKHAESIAGAIREAIGI from the coding sequence ATGAGAAAACTATTTGGAACCGACGGTATTCGCGCTGTGGCCGGAGAGAGCCCGCTCGATGCCGCAACTATTTTTGCCGTGGGCCTCGCGCTGGCTCACCAGATTACGCGGAACGGCAGCCCCAGACGCGTACTGCTGGGCATGGACACGCGCGAGTCGAGCCCCTGGATTGCGGGCGTGCTCACGGCTGGCCTGCGCGAAGGCGGCATTGCGGTGGAAAATGCCGGAGCGATCACCACGCCAGCCGTCGCGCACCTCGCCAGAAAGCACGGATTTGCAGCCGGAGTGGTGATCTCGGCTTCCCATAATCCCTGGCAGGACAACGGCATCAAAATATTCGGCGATGATGGTTACAAATTGCCGGACACGGTCGAACTAGCCATGGAAGAGGAGATCTTCCGGCGGCTGGAATTGCAAAAGTATCCTGATCCGGCGCAATGCCCCGCTCCTGAGGTGAAGTCAGGCTATCGCGGCGAATACGAAGCATTTTTGCGTGAGGCGGTACCGGGCCTCTCACTTCAAGGACTGCATGTGGTGCTCGATTGCGCGAATGGCGCGGCTTCAGCGATTGCTCCCGAACTGTTTGCCGGGCTCGGTGGCAAGGTGGATTTGACGCATGCTCGCCCCGATGGACGCAACATCAATGCCGAGTGCGGCGCACTGCACCCCAAGGTCGTCGCGGCGGAAACCAAAGCAGCAGGGGCGGATATTGGCGTTACATTTGACGGCGACGCGGACCGCGTACTCTTTGCCGATGCGCATGGAAATGTTGTGAACGGCGATGCCATCCTGCTGTTGGCGGCGCGCGATCTCAAGGCCAGAAAGCAATTGCCGGGAGATGTTGTGGTGGCCACCACCATGTCAAACATGGGTCTTGAGGCAGCGCTGAAACGCAACGGCATTCGCATGGAGCGCGCGCCGGTGGGCGACAAATATGTGCTGGAACGCATGCGCTCCGAGAAAGCCGCGCTCGGCGGCGAGCAGTCCGGGCACATTCTCTTCCCTGCCCTCGCCACTACGGGAGACGGATTGCTCACGGCCCTGCTGGTGCTTGAGATGGTGCAGCGTTCAGGCAAACCGCTGCACGAACTGGTCGCCGACCTGAAGGTCTTTCCGCAGGTCATCGTCAATGTGAAGGTGCGCGAGAAAAAGCCGCTCGAAGAAATTGCTGCCGTAGCTGAGACGATTCGCGAGGCCGAGTCAGATCTGGATGGCCGCGGACGTGTGGTGGTGCGCTACTCCGGTACGGAAGCGCTGGCCCGCGTCATGATCGAAGCTGAAAGCGAAGCGCTGATGCAAAAGCATGCCGAGAGCATTGCGGGCGCAATTCGCGAGGCGATCGGCATATAG
- the polA gene encoding DNA polymerase I, whose translation MSTASQSGKPPVFLLDSMSFIFRAYHAMQRQRPMSTRAGVPTAATYVFVNMINKLRRDFAPEFFAAVFDVSAPVFRDERAKAMATIRKWNAKTQKFDEVEYAGYKANREEMPADLAQQLPYIRRALEAFRIPILQAEGFEADDVIGTLAREAAAQGHPVFVVSNDKDMMQLVNEQVKILNPAKDNLVLDREKVIETLGVPPERVIDVMALRGDAIDNVPGAPGIGEKGSVDLIQQFGSVEAALDRAAEVKRKTYRESLENNRDNILLSKELVTIDCAVPLPLDLDAMRTQPPDAAACRTLFTELEFTSLLKELAPAEEAEAVEYLTHPSPEQVKTFLLTALQKGFAFALPVQETQAAQLSEADAESVEEADATPVAQNLSMLDMFEQSAVETPESTPVAPAEWQLGVAVEAGTALVLPLSTLRPLLEDATIPKRVHDLKSTLRALSTQDIALRGAVDDVMLYSYLLNPTHTTHRLSDVTARFRNHALRETGENELPEAAHAIFTLAPTLREEVEREDTLKVYEQIDLPLAPVLLAMEQHGVRIDSEMLRALGDRLAADMHRVSQQIYEQAGHRFNINSPKQLGDVLFNKMNLPRPLKYGKGKVISTAQDVLEELAAHNDVPRLVLEFRQLAKLKSNYVDSLPLLADSQGRVHTTFHQVGTATGRLSSTNPNLQNIPVRTALGREIRAAFIAAPGRKLLSADYSQIELRLMAHFSEDPLLLNAYSTGQDIHTLTASEVFGVAPEAMDKETRNRAKAVNFGIVYGISPFGLAQQLGIDQHEARQYIDTYFARYQGVRAYIDRVLEQTRREQRVRTLFGRVRPIPDIQSRNANQRGFAERTAVNTPLQGTAADLIKLAMIRIDARIKKKNLQTLMTLQVHDELLFDVPEAEVEVVEDLVRHEMEHVVELKVPIVADIGIGENWRDLK comes from the coding sequence GTGTCCACTGCGTCTCAATCCGGCAAGCCCCCCGTCTTTCTGCTCGACTCCATGTCGTTCATCTTTCGCGCTTACCACGCCATGCAGCGGCAGCGCCCTATGTCCACGCGCGCGGGTGTGCCCACCGCGGCCACCTACGTTTTTGTGAACATGATCAACAAGCTGCGCCGCGACTTCGCACCAGAGTTTTTTGCGGCAGTCTTTGACGTGAGCGCGCCGGTCTTTCGCGATGAGCGCGCCAAGGCCATGGCCACCATTCGCAAGTGGAATGCGAAGACGCAGAAATTTGACGAGGTGGAATACGCCGGCTACAAAGCCAATCGCGAAGAAATGCCTGCAGACCTTGCGCAGCAGTTGCCTTACATCCGCCGTGCGCTGGAGGCCTTTCGCATCCCCATTCTGCAGGCCGAGGGCTTTGAGGCTGACGATGTGATTGGCACGCTCGCACGGGAGGCCGCTGCGCAAGGGCATCCGGTCTTTGTCGTCTCCAACGACAAGGACATGATGCAGCTGGTCAACGAGCAGGTAAAGATCCTCAATCCGGCAAAAGACAATCTGGTGCTTGATCGGGAGAAGGTCATCGAAACTCTGGGCGTACCGCCCGAGCGCGTCATTGATGTAATGGCGCTGCGCGGAGACGCTATTGACAATGTGCCGGGCGCCCCGGGCATTGGCGAGAAGGGCTCGGTGGACCTGATCCAGCAATTTGGCAGCGTGGAAGCTGCGCTTGATCGTGCCGCTGAGGTGAAGCGCAAAACGTATCGCGAGTCGCTTGAGAATAATCGCGACAACATTCTGCTGAGCAAAGAGCTGGTCACCATTGACTGCGCGGTGCCGTTGCCTCTCGATCTCGATGCCATGCGCACGCAGCCGCCCGATGCCGCCGCATGCCGCACGCTTTTCACCGAGCTTGAATTCACATCGCTGCTCAAGGAACTCGCGCCCGCCGAAGAAGCAGAAGCGGTGGAGTACCTTACGCATCCATCGCCGGAGCAGGTGAAAACATTTCTTCTGACCGCGCTCCAGAAGGGATTTGCCTTTGCATTGCCCGTGCAGGAGACGCAAGCCGCGCAGCTCAGCGAAGCAGATGCTGAGAGTGTCGAGGAGGCAGATGCTACGCCCGTCGCGCAGAATTTATCAATGCTCGACATGTTTGAGCAGTCCGCCGTCGAGACGCCTGAGTCAACTCCCGTAGCCCCGGCAGAGTGGCAATTGGGTGTTGCGGTCGAGGCAGGAACCGCGCTCGTGCTGCCGCTCTCCACCCTGCGGCCATTGCTGGAAGACGCAACGATTCCCAAGCGTGTTCACGATCTCAAGTCCACACTGCGCGCGCTTTCCACGCAGGACATTGCACTGCGGGGAGCCGTCGATGATGTGATGCTTTACTCCTACCTGCTCAACCCCACGCACACCACGCATCGCCTCTCTGATGTGACAGCGCGTTTTCGTAACCATGCCCTGCGCGAGACAGGGGAAAACGAGCTACCCGAGGCCGCGCACGCCATCTTCACGCTGGCGCCCACCTTGCGCGAAGAGGTGGAGCGCGAAGACACGCTGAAGGTCTATGAGCAGATTGATCTGCCGCTGGCCCCGGTGCTGCTGGCGATGGAGCAGCACGGCGTTCGCATCGACTCAGAGATGCTGCGGGCGCTGGGAGACCGGCTCGCGGCCGACATGCATCGCGTCAGCCAGCAGATTTATGAGCAGGCCGGGCATCGATTCAACATCAACTCGCCCAAACAGCTCGGCGACGTGCTGTTCAACAAGATGAATCTGCCTCGCCCACTCAAGTACGGCAAAGGCAAAGTCATCTCGACCGCCCAGGATGTGCTCGAAGAGCTGGCCGCGCACAACGATGTGCCGCGTCTCGTGCTGGAGTTTCGCCAGCTCGCCAAGCTCAAGTCCAACTATGTGGACTCATTGCCGCTGCTGGCCGACAGCCAGGGCCGCGTGCATACCACCTTTCATCAGGTGGGCACCGCGACCGGGCGGCTTTCCTCCACGAATCCAAATCTGCAGAACATTCCGGTGCGCACGGCGCTCGGCCGTGAGATTCGCGCGGCCTTCATTGCCGCGCCGGGGCGCAAGCTGCTCTCTGCGGACTATTCTCAAATCGAACTGCGATTGATGGCGCACTTTTCTGAGGATCCACTGCTGCTCAATGCCTACAGCACCGGCCAGGACATTCACACGCTTACCGCATCGGAAGTCTTTGGCGTTGCACCAGAGGCCATGGACAAGGAGACGCGCAATCGCGCCAAGGCCGTGAATTTCGGCATCGTCTATGGCATCTCGCCCTTCGGGCTTGCGCAGCAGCTTGGCATTGATCAACATGAAGCGCGCCAGTATATCGATACGTACTTCGCGCGCTACCAGGGCGTGCGTGCTTACATTGACCGCGTGCTTGAGCAGACGCGCCGCGAGCAGCGCGTCCGCACCCTCTTTGGGCGTGTGCGGCCCATCCCGGATATTCAGAGCCGCAATGCCAATCAGCGTGGCTTTGCCGAGCGTACCGCCGTCAATACTCCGTTGCAGGGCACTGCGGCAGACCTGATCAAGCTGGCCATGATTCGCATCGATGCCCGCATCAAGAAGAAAAACCTGCAAACGCTGATGACGCTGCAGGTGCATGACGAATTGCTCTTCGATGTGCCGGAAGCAGAAGTAGAAGTGGTGGAAGATCTCGTACGGCACGAGATGGAGCACGTCGTTGAGCTGAAGGTGCCCATCGTAGCCGACATCGGCATCGGCGAAAACTGGCGCGATCTGAAGTAG
- the queA gene encoding tRNA preQ1(34) S-adenosylmethionine ribosyltransferase-isomerase QueA codes for MLVSEFDFHLPEDLIAQEPLADRAASRMLALDRSTGAWQDRMFADLPGFLRPGDLLVLNNTRVIPARLFGRRAGLRTQPGHEATGQVEVMLTEQISEWEWRALVRPGRKVPVGESIHFGNEGLQAEIIAHGEFGERTLRFTPIPDFFHVLERVGHIPLPPYIHREDRPEDRERYQTVYNQQPGSVAAPTAGLHFTPQMLAKLQELGVQTAYITLHVGLGTFQPVRVDKVEDIRLHRERYTLSPETAAAVNAALHENRRVIAVGTTTVRTLEHCATVADGKPLVPHAGETEIFISPGYKFRIVQGLLTNFHLPQSTLLMLVSAFAGREAVLAAYRHAVEQRYRFFSYGDCMFLA; via the coding sequence GTGCTCGTCTCTGAATTCGACTTCCATCTGCCCGAAGATTTGATTGCGCAGGAGCCTCTGGCCGACCGCGCGGCCTCGCGCATGCTCGCGCTCGACCGCTCCACCGGAGCATGGCAGGATCGCATGTTTGCTGATCTGCCAGGATTTTTGCGGCCCGGCGACCTGCTGGTGCTCAACAATACGCGCGTGATTCCCGCGCGCCTCTTTGGCCGCCGCGCCGGCTTGCGCACGCAGCCCGGCCACGAAGCCACAGGCCAGGTCGAGGTGATGCTCACCGAGCAAATCTCGGAGTGGGAGTGGCGCGCGCTGGTGCGCCCGGGCCGTAAGGTGCCCGTGGGCGAGAGCATTCATTTTGGCAATGAGGGCCTGCAGGCTGAGATCATCGCGCATGGCGAGTTTGGCGAACGCACGCTGCGCTTCACTCCCATCCCCGACTTCTTCCACGTGCTCGAGCGCGTGGGGCACATTCCGCTGCCGCCTTACATTCATCGCGAAGACCGGCCGGAAGATCGCGAGCGCTACCAGACGGTCTACAACCAGCAGCCGGGCTCCGTGGCCGCGCCCACAGCGGGCTTGCACTTCACCCCGCAGATGCTGGCAAAACTGCAGGAGCTGGGCGTGCAGACCGCCTACATCACGCTGCACGTGGGTCTGGGAACCTTTCAGCCCGTGCGCGTCGACAAGGTGGAAGATATCCGCCTGCATCGCGAGCGCTACACGCTCTCGCCCGAGACAGCCGCGGCTGTGAATGCCGCATTGCATGAGAATCGCCGCGTCATCGCCGTGGGCACCACCACCGTGCGCACGTTGGAGCACTGCGCCACTGTTGCTGATGGAAAGCCGCTCGTGCCGCATGCGGGTGAGACGGAGATTTTTATCTCTCCCGGTTACAAATTCCGTATCGTGCAGGGGCTGCTCACCAACTTTCACCTGCCGCAGTCCACTCTGCTGATGCTGGTGAGTGCCTTTGCGGGGCGTGAGGCTGTGTTGGCTGCCTACCGGCACGCGGTGGAGCAGCGTTACCGCTTTTTTTCCTACGGAGACTGCATGTTTCTGGCATGA
- a CDS encoding lysophospholipid acyltransferase family protein: MTHTRFSFSQRIAIAIVPRLTALLIALVGVTLRFEVIAEEGATPATPPASGIFCFWHQCTLLCAWYFRKFRCSILISRSFDGELIARTLGHLGYQSVRGSSSRGGAAGLLALGSVLTKGQPVVFTADGPRGPIYQTKSGPVKLAQMTGAPIGSFYLLPEKAWTMRSWDRFFVPKPFSRVVVSWARSIPGVPPEADTAALEEYRRQLNDALERARLGAEEHLQATSAGRARQRPPR; this comes from the coding sequence GTGACCCACACCCGCTTTTCTTTTAGCCAGCGCATCGCCATCGCCATCGTGCCGCGCCTCACCGCGCTGCTCATCGCGCTGGTGGGCGTCACGCTGCGCTTCGAGGTCATCGCCGAAGAGGGAGCTACCCCGGCCACGCCGCCCGCGAGCGGCATCTTCTGCTTCTGGCACCAGTGCACGCTCTTGTGCGCCTGGTACTTCCGCAAATTCCGCTGCTCTATTTTGATCAGTCGCAGCTTTGACGGCGAGTTGATTGCGCGCACGCTGGGTCATCTCGGTTACCAGAGCGTGCGCGGCTCCAGCTCGCGAGGCGGAGCCGCAGGCCTGCTGGCGCTCGGCTCAGTGCTCACAAAAGGCCAGCCCGTTGTCTTCACCGCCGATGGACCCCGTGGTCCGATCTACCAGACCAAAAGCGGCCCGGTAAAACTGGCGCAGATGACCGGCGCGCCCATCGGCAGTTTTTATCTGCTGCCTGAGAAGGCCTGGACCATGCGCTCCTGGGACCGGTTCTTTGTGCCGAAGCCTTTCTCGCGCGTGGTGGTGAGCTGGGCACGATCCATCCCCGGTGTGCCGCCCGAAGCCGATACTGCGGCGCTGGAAGAATACCGCCGCCAGTTGAATGACGCGCTTGAGCGCGCCCGCCTCGGCGCGGAGGAGCACCTGCAGGCAACCTCTGCCGGACGGGCGCGCCAACGTCCGCCTCGCTAA
- a CDS encoding ABC transporter permease, which produces MHSILLIAKREYIERVRSKVFRITTILVPLGLLVMIGAIALLSKKATGLNHIVIASNSPALAATMQDQLKNGEHPPASIQVVAPATEADRARLTAEISSNQVDGVLWLTLPSGATKPTATYYTRSSSDVLAEARLESALGRAAVREQLVQKGMAANEARDLVKPIDISMLQVKHGVAVKTDATRSYFGIYALVMVLYVSVLFYGTDVARSVTEEKGTRIIEVLLSSAPADSLMMGKLLGVGAAALTQVAIWVFLTIAVSGSGLAAQIGMHGLSSLGINATELIFFLVFFLLGFFFYSALSAALGSTANSSQEVQQFAFIIIAPLVIAVFMMSYVITNPNAPLSVVMSLIPPFTPIIMYLRICSQMPPVWQLALSIALMLASIWAMVWLAARIYRIGILMYGKRPNIPEILRWLRYS; this is translated from the coding sequence ATGCATAGCATTCTGTTGATTGCCAAACGGGAGTACATCGAGCGGGTGCGCAGCAAGGTCTTCCGCATCACCACCATTCTGGTGCCGCTCGGGCTGCTGGTGATGATTGGCGCTATCGCTCTCCTCTCAAAGAAGGCGACCGGGCTCAACCACATCGTCATCGCGTCCAACAGCCCGGCGCTGGCCGCCACCATGCAAGACCAGTTGAAGAATGGCGAGCATCCGCCCGCCTCCATCCAGGTGGTTGCGCCTGCTACGGAAGCAGATCGCGCGCGGCTCACGGCCGAGATCAGCAGCAACCAGGTGGACGGCGTGCTGTGGCTGACACTCCCTTCGGGAGCGACCAAACCAACCGCAACCTACTACACGCGCAGCTCGTCAGACGTGCTGGCCGAGGCGCGGCTTGAGAGCGCGCTGGGCCGCGCAGCCGTGCGCGAACAACTCGTGCAGAAGGGGATGGCGGCAAACGAAGCGCGAGACCTTGTTAAGCCGATTGATATCTCCATGCTGCAGGTCAAACATGGCGTGGCGGTCAAGACGGATGCCACGCGCAGCTACTTCGGCATTTATGCGCTGGTGATGGTGCTCTACGTGTCCGTTCTGTTTTACGGCACGGACGTGGCGCGCTCGGTCACCGAAGAAAAGGGTACGCGCATCATCGAGGTGCTGCTCTCCAGCGCGCCCGCTGACAGTCTGATGATGGGCAAGCTGCTCGGAGTGGGCGCTGCCGCGCTCACGCAAGTGGCGATATGGGTCTTTTTGACCATTGCCGTCAGTGGTTCGGGGCTGGCGGCACAGATCGGCATGCATGGGCTTAGCTCGCTGGGCATCAACGCAACGGAGCTGATCTTTTTCCTTGTCTTTTTTCTGCTCGGATTCTTCTTCTACTCGGCGCTCAGCGCGGCGCTCGGTTCCACGGCCAACTCATCGCAGGAGGTGCAGCAGTTTGCCTTCATCATCATCGCGCCTCTGGTGATTGCGGTTTTCATGATGTCGTACGTGATCACCAACCCGAACGCTCCGCTCTCGGTCGTCATGTCGCTCATTCCGCCCTTCACGCCTATCATCATGTACCTGCGCATCTGTTCCCAGATGCCGCCGGTGTGGCAACTGGCGCTTTCCATTGCGCTGATGCTGGCCTCCATCTGGGCCATGGTGTGGCTGGCGGCGCGCATCTACCGCATCGGCATTCTCATGTATGGCAAGCGGCCCAACATTCCTGAGATTCTGCGCTGGCTGCGGTATAGCTAG
- a CDS encoding ABC transporter ATP-binding protein: MPPVVALDRISKSYDTKVAVRDLSFAIEPGSMFGLLGPNGAGKTSSIRMMVGITMPDTGQVNLFGSLFTRDSLKRVGYLPEERGLYKKMKVMDQLLFLGQLHGLSAATASQRAKSWCDRLDILSSADKKTEELSKGMQQKIQFIATLLHDPELIIMDEPFSGLDPVNATLLQDTLIDLKKQGKAVLFSTHRMDQVEKMCDSICLVNNGEAVLAGTMREVKSRYERNRVLLHYEGSDAFLRYEGIAKAKSYPGSVEIELKHGASAQELLHLAAANATIYKFELVEPSLEEIFIQTVGGRVDA, from the coding sequence ATGCCGCCAGTTGTTGCATTAGACCGCATTTCCAAGTCCTATGACACCAAGGTCGCCGTGCGCGATCTGTCGTTTGCGATTGAGCCTGGAAGCATGTTTGGCCTGCTGGGGCCGAACGGCGCCGGAAAAACCTCCAGCATTCGCATGATGGTCGGCATCACCATGCCGGATACAGGCCAGGTGAATCTCTTTGGCAGCCTCTTCACGCGCGACAGCCTCAAGCGCGTGGGCTATCTGCCAGAGGAGCGTGGCCTCTACAAAAAGATGAAGGTCATGGATCAGCTCCTTTTTCTGGGGCAGTTGCATGGGCTTTCGGCGGCGACCGCCTCGCAGCGTGCGAAGTCATGGTGCGACCGGCTCGACATCCTTAGCTCGGCCGACAAAAAGACCGAGGAGTTGTCAAAGGGCATGCAGCAGAAAATCCAGTTCATCGCGACGCTTCTGCACGATCCCGAACTGATCATCATGGACGAGCCCTTCTCGGGCCTCGACCCCGTGAATGCCACGCTGCTGCAGGACACGCTCATCGACCTGAAGAAGCAGGGCAAGGCCGTGCTCTTCTCCACGCACCGCATGGATCAGGTGGAGAAGATGTGCGACTCCATCTGCCTGGTGAACAACGGGGAGGCCGTGCTGGCCGGCACGATGCGCGAGGTAAAGTCGCGCTATGAGCGCAACCGCGTGCTGCTGCACTACGAGGGCAGCGATGCGTTTCTGCGCTACGAAGGCATTGCAAAGGCCAAAAGCTATCCCGGCTCGGTCGAGATAGAACTGAAGCACGGCGCCAGCGCGCAGGAACTGCTGCATCTTGCCGCCGCGAACGCCACCATCTACAAATTTGAGCTGGTCGAGCCATCGCTCGAAGAGATCTTTATTCAGACCGTGGGAGGCCGCGTCGATGCATAG